The following are from one region of the Nicotiana tomentosiformis chromosome 7, ASM39032v3, whole genome shotgun sequence genome:
- the LOC104089257 gene encoding nucleobase-ascorbate transporter 1 codes for MADIAHPPMEQLQDLEYCIDSNPPWPETVLLAFQNYILMLGTSVMIPSWLVPLMGGSDGDKARVIQTLLFVAGINTLLQALFGTRLPAVVGGSFAYVVPIVYIISDSHLQRISEPHVRFVHTMRAIQGALIVAASIQIILGYSQVWGLFSRFFSPLGMAPVVGLVGLGLFQRGFPALGNCIEIGLPMLLLVIGLSQYLKNVKPLRDFPIFERFPVLICVTIIWIYSIILTASGAYRDKSNKTQHSCRTDRANLISTAPWFMFPYPLQWGPPTFAAGHSFAMMSAVLVSMVESTGAYMAASRLAIATPPPAYVLSRGIGWQGIGILLDGLFGTGTGSTVSVENVGLLGLTRVGSRRVVQISAGFMIFFSMLGKFGAVFASIPFPIYAALYCVLFGLVGSVGLSFLQFTNLNCMRNLIITGLSLFLGISIPQFFNEYWYPARHGLVNTNAGWFNAIVNTIFTSPPMVGLIVAVFLDNTLEVEKAKKDRGMPWWVKFRTFRGDNRNEEFYTLPFNLNRFFPPT; via the exons ATGGCTGACATTGCACATCCTCCCATGGAACAACTTCAAGACCTTGAGTATTGCATTGACTCCAATCCTCCTTGGC CTGAAACTGTCTTGTTAGCCTTTCAAAATTACATATTAATGCTTGGCACAAGTGTGATGATCCCCTCGTGGCTTGTACCCTTAATGGGCGGATCAGAT GGTGATAAGGCGAGGGTTATACAAACTCTTCTCTTTGTGGCTGGAATAAATACTCTTCTCCAAGCATTGTTTGGAACTAGGTTGCCAGCTGTTGTTGGAGGTTCATTTGCATATGTTGTTCCTATCGTCTATATAATTAGCGACTCACATCTTCAACGAATTAGTGAGCCACATGTA AGATTTGTACATACGATGCGAGCTATTCAAGGAGCTTTAATTGTTGCAGCTAGCATTCAAATTATTTTGGGATACAGCCAAGTTTGGGGGCTTTTCTCACG CTTCTTCAGTCCCCTTGGGATGGCACCCGTTGTGGGATTAGTTGGTTTGGGCCTATTTCAGCGAGGATTTCCTGCA CTAGGGAATTGCATTGAAATTGGGCTTCCAAtgctgttgttggttattggctTATCACAA TATCTAAAGAATGTTAAACCACTGAGGGATTTTCCAATTTTCGAGCGGTTTCCTGTTTTGATTTGTGTTACAATTATCTGGATATATTCAATTATTCTGACGGCTAGTGGGGCTTACCGAGACAAATCTAATAAAACTCAACATAGTTGCCGCACTGATAGAGCAAATCTCATTTCCACTGCTCCATG GTTCATGTTCCCATATCCTTTGCAGTGGGGTCCTCCTACTTTTGCAGCAGGGCATTCTTTTGCTATGATGTCTGCAGTTCTTGTGTCAATGGTTGAG TCAACCGGAGCTTATATGGCAGCTTCTCGTCTGGCAATTGCCACTCCACCTCCTGCCTATGTACTAAGCCGTGGCATTGGATGGCAG GGAATAGGCATTTTGCTTGATGGGCTTTTCGGAACAGGCACTGGTTCCACTGTTTCTGT GGAAAATGTGGGACTTCTTGGATTGACTCGAGTTGGAAGTCGAAGAGTTGTTCAGATTTCTGCTGGTTTTATGATATTCTTCTCTATGCTTG GGAAATTTGGTGCTGTTTTTGCATCAATACCTTTCCCAATATATGCTGCACTATACTGTGTTCTGTTTGGCCTTGTAG GCTCAGTTGGATTATCATTTCTTCAATTCACAAATTTGAATTGTATGAGGAATCTCATAATAACAGGTCTTTCACTTTTCCTTGGGATATCAATACCACAATTTTTCAATGAATATTGGTATCCAGCTCGTCATGGTCTTGTTAACACCAACGCAGGATGG TTCAATGCAATCGTAAACACCATATTCACGTCGCCTCCAATGGTGGGGTTAATAGTTGCGGTGTTTCTTGACAACACATTGGAAGTGGAGAAAGCAAAGAAAGACAGGGGTATGCCATGGTGGGTGAAGTTCAGAACTTTCAGAGGTGATAACCGAAATGAAGAGTTCTATACATTGCCATTCAATCTCAATCGATTCTTTCCACCTACGTAG
- the LOC104089259 gene encoding uncharacterized protein codes for MGSKRQVIPLKTKIALCQYKKDNSAITHEQLKEKFALNSHQTITDILNKKNKYIEAAKQAEVIQRHVQSKRLHECEHPEVHHLPPNTTSHLQPANVGIIVNFKVKYKSHFIKHLIDEYECNESYPLYSDNTFNIRQVINILVEARNDVKASTILHCWKKSGILPTDDNPNIDSENLELVEDVGNVSSLIAQIPYDNINEMIDAITYVQFDATLPIIEAFTDEEIIAQVIGVEEEDTVEADESADEEPQPTATGLR; via the exons ATGGGGTCTAAACGTCAAGTTATTCCTTTGAAAACAAAGATAGCATTGTGTCAATACAAAAAAGATAATTCTGCCATCACTCATGAACAACTAAAGGAGAAATTTGCACTTAATAGTCACCAAACAATCACCGACATTCTTAACAAAAAGAATAAGTATATAGAGGCGGCTAAGCAAGCAGAAGTTATTCAAAGGCATGTACAAAGCAAGAGATTGCACGAATGTGAGCATCCAGAG GTTCATCATCTCCCACCTAATACGACATCACACCTTCAACCTGCTAATGTTGGTATAATTGTAAATTTTAAAGTTAAGTACAAAAGTCATTTCATCAAGCATTTGATCGATGAATATGAGTGCAATGAGAGCTATCCATTATATAGTGACAATACATTTAATATCCGACAAGTTATTAACATTCTAGTAGAAGCAAGGAATGATGTGAAGGCCTCCACCATTCTCCATTGTTGGAAAAAGAGTGGAATCCTACCTACAGATGACAATCCCAATATTGATAGTGAAAACCTTGAACTAGTCGAGGATGTTGGGAATGTATCATCACTTATAGCTCAAATCCCATATGATAACATCAATGAGATGATAGATGCTATCACATATGTGCAATTTGATGCAACACTTCCAATCATTGAGGCTTTCACTGATGAAGAAATTATTGCCCAAGTTATTGGAGTAGAAGAAGAAGATACTGTGGAGGCAGATGAAAGTGCTGATGAAGAACCTCAACCTACTGCTACTGGACTGAGATAG